In Lysobacter luteus, a single window of DNA contains:
- a CDS encoding integron integrase — MSYHGKDAAVTERPGKEPRLLDQIRARCRLRHYSIRTERAYVSWARRFILANGRRHPRDMGVAEVEAFLSTLATRDDVAASTQNQALSALLFLYREVLGMELPWMESVVRAKRPQKVPVVLSHDEVARLLAMLDGQPWLMAALLYGAGIRLMECVRLRVQDVDFGRREILVRNGKGGKDRRVPLPQRLHERLREQVDRVGLHHQADLLAGRGEVYLPHALSRKYPNAARELGWQYVFPSPRHSVDPRSGASRRHHLDEATLQRAVKAARVRAGIHKPATCHTLRHSFATHLLEAGHDIRTVQELLGHKDVATTQLYTHVLGRGAGGVLSPLDR; from the coding sequence ATGTCATATCACGGCAAAGATGCGGCGGTAACCGAGCGTCCCGGCAAGGAGCCGCGGCTGCTGGACCAGATACGGGCGCGGTGCCGGCTGCGGCACTACAGCATCAGGACCGAGCGTGCCTACGTGAGTTGGGCGCGCCGATTCATCCTTGCCAACGGCCGGCGCCATCCACGCGACATGGGCGTGGCGGAGGTGGAGGCGTTTTTGTCCACGCTGGCGACGCGGGACGACGTGGCGGCCAGCACGCAGAACCAGGCGCTGTCGGCGTTGCTGTTTCTGTACCGGGAGGTACTTGGTATGGAGCTGCCGTGGATGGAGTCGGTGGTGCGTGCCAAGCGCCCGCAGAAGGTGCCGGTGGTGCTTTCGCACGACGAGGTGGCGCGGTTGTTGGCGATGCTCGATGGGCAGCCTTGGCTGATGGCGGCGCTGCTTTATGGCGCAGGCATCCGGTTGATGGAGTGCGTGCGGCTGCGGGTGCAGGACGTCGATTTTGGCCGCCGCGAGATCCTGGTGCGGAACGGAAAGGGCGGGAAGGATCGCCGTGTGCCGTTGCCGCAGCGTCTGCACGAACGGCTCCGGGAGCAGGTCGACCGTGTCGGGTTGCACCACCAGGCCGACCTGCTCGCGGGGCGCGGGGAGGTGTATCTGCCGCATGCGCTGTCGCGCAAGTATCCCAACGCGGCGCGGGAGCTCGGGTGGCAGTACGTGTTTCCGTCACCGCGGCACTCGGTGGACCCGCGCAGCGGGGCCAGTCGCCGCCACCATCTCGACGAGGCAACCCTGCAGCGGGCGGTCAAGGCTGCCCGCGTGCGCGCCGGGATCCACAAGCCGGCGACCTGCCACACGCTGCGGCACTCCTTCGCCACCCACCTGCTCGAGGCGGGGCACGACATCCGGACGGTGCAGGAGCTGCTCGGCCACAAGGACGTGGCGACCACCCAGCTCTACACGCACGTGCTGGGACGCGGGGCGGGTGGCGTGCTCAGCCCGCTCGACCGGTAG
- the mgtE gene encoding magnesium transporter, whose protein sequence is MAEAVRHDKTARQLRLLSDALDSGRLGPVKRLVNTLSPAEIGNLLESLPHGKRVVVWGLVDPEDDGEVLVHVGDEVRESLLADMDPDEIVAAVEDLDIDDLADLVEDLPDTVIDEVLKSMDRDNRERLEQVLSYPEDTAGRLMNPDVVTVRADTTVDVVLRYLRLRGELPEHTDYLYVVSRRHQYLGRIGLAQLLTHEAGTPINQLVDSEQTAFDVDESAAEVARQFSDHDWLSAPVVDDNHVLLGRITVDDVVDIIREQAEHQALSAAGLDEDEDLFSPARRAFRRRLVWLGINLGTAFIAAGVIGRFEAAIEEIVALAILMPIVAGMGGNAGTQVLALMIRGLALGQIGGSNVEILLRKELGVALINGLVLGVGLGLIVLLWFRDPMLSLVIGTALTINLLTAAAGGVLVPLTLKRLGFDPALAGGVVLTTLTDVMGFLGFLGLATLILLR, encoded by the coding sequence ATGGCCGAGGCCGTCCGCCACGACAAGACCGCGCGCCAGCTGCGACTGCTCTCCGACGCGCTCGACAGCGGGCGGCTGGGGCCGGTCAAGCGGCTGGTCAACACCCTTTCGCCGGCCGAGATCGGCAACCTGCTGGAGTCGCTGCCCCACGGCAAGCGCGTGGTGGTGTGGGGTCTGGTGGACCCCGAGGATGACGGCGAGGTGCTGGTGCACGTCGGCGACGAGGTCCGCGAGAGCCTGCTGGCGGACATGGACCCCGACGAGATCGTCGCCGCGGTCGAAGACCTCGACATCGACGACCTCGCCGATCTGGTCGAGGACCTGCCCGACACCGTCATCGACGAAGTGCTCAAGTCGATGGACCGGGACAACCGCGAGCGGCTGGAGCAGGTGCTGTCCTACCCCGAGGACACCGCCGGGCGCCTGATGAACCCCGACGTGGTGACCGTGCGCGCCGACACCACCGTCGACGTCGTACTGCGCTACCTGCGCCTGCGCGGCGAGCTGCCCGAGCACACCGACTACCTGTATGTCGTCAGCCGCCGGCACCAGTACCTGGGTCGCATCGGCCTGGCGCAGCTGCTGACCCACGAGGCCGGCACCCCGATCAACCAGCTGGTCGACAGCGAGCAGACCGCGTTCGACGTGGACGAGTCGGCGGCGGAGGTTGCCCGGCAGTTCTCCGACCACGACTGGCTCAGCGCCCCCGTGGTGGACGACAACCACGTGCTGCTTGGCCGCATCACGGTCGACGACGTGGTCGACATCATCCGCGAGCAGGCCGAACACCAGGCCCTGAGCGCCGCCGGCCTGGACGAGGACGAGGACCTCTTCAGCCCCGCGCGCCGCGCTTTCCGGCGCCGGCTGGTGTGGCTGGGCATCAACCTGGGGACCGCCTTCATCGCGGCCGGGGTGATCGGCCGGTTCGAGGCCGCGATCGAGGAGATCGTCGCCCTGGCGATCCTGATGCCGATCGTGGCCGGCATGGGCGGCAACGCCGGTACCCAGGTGCTGGCACTGATGATCCGCGGCCTGGCCCTCGGCCAGATCGGCGGGTCCAACGTCGAGATCCTGTTGCGCAAGGAGCTCGGCGTGGCCCTGATCAACGGCCTGGTGCTCGGCGTAGGCCTGGGCCTGATCGTGCTGCTGTGGTTCCGCGACCCGATGCTGTCGCTGGTGATCGGCACCGCGCTCACCATCAACCTGCTCACGGCCGCCGCCGGCGGGGTGCTCGTGCCGCTGACGCTCAAGCGGCTGGGCTTCGACCCCGCCCTGGCCGGCGGCGTGGTGCTGACCACCCTCACCGACGTGATGGGCTTCCTCGGCTTCCTCGGGCTGGCCACGCTGATCCTGCTGCGTTAG
- a CDS encoding DUF4279 domain-containing protein → MSCLETYSTLRIFSKTMPPDEIGRILGIQATRTRAIASGSKYRHERENHYWGWSSDSSVQSVDGIEHVRAVISLLQGKEQQLAQLRTAGCGIDVCCYWVSSGQGGPFLDNLALTDLSRLGLEIWWDIYFGEEEEYAEGAAGRTAGGA, encoded by the coding sequence ATGAGTTGCCTCGAAACCTATTCCACTCTGCGCATCTTCTCTAAGACGATGCCCCCTGATGAGATCGGTCGCATTCTTGGCATTCAAGCAACCCGGACTCGCGCCATCGCTTCAGGCTCAAAGTACCGGCATGAGCGCGAGAATCACTATTGGGGCTGGTCTAGTGACAGCTCCGTGCAATCCGTGGATGGAATTGAGCATGTTCGAGCTGTAATCTCGCTGCTACAGGGCAAAGAGCAACAGCTTGCGCAGCTCCGCACGGCGGGTTGTGGCATTGACGTCTGTTGCTATTGGGTCTCCTCCGGACAGGGCGGTCCCTTCCTCGACAATCTTGCGCTCACCGACCTCTCTCGCCTGGGCTTAGAGATCTGGTGGGATATCTACTTTGGCGAGGAAGAGGAGTATGCAGAGGGTGCTGCTGGCCGTACGGCCGGTGGCGCCTAA
- a CDS encoding HPr family phosphocarrier protein, which yields MIERELTVTNRLGLHARATAKLVQLLSPYRCNVTLIAKGREVNAKSIMGVMLLAAGQGTPVKLRVDGEDEAVAADAVTALFERRFDEDQ from the coding sequence ATGATCGAACGAGAATTGACCGTAACCAACCGCCTGGGGCTGCATGCCCGGGCCACCGCGAAGCTGGTGCAATTGCTGTCGCCGTACCGCTGCAACGTCACGCTGATCGCCAAGGGCCGCGAGGTCAATGCCAAGAGCATCATGGGCGTGATGCTGCTGGCCGCTGGCCAGGGCACGCCGGTAAAGCTGCGGGTCGACGGCGAGGACGAAGCGGTGGCGGCCGACGCCGTCACGGCTCTGTTCGAGCGCCGCTTCGACGAAGACCAGTAA
- a CDS encoding PTS sugar transporter subunit IIA, which yields MAIGVLLITHPGIGSATLAVATRLLRSLPLRCEALEVSFDGDPDALLPQASAALRRVDSGDGVLVLTDLYGATPSNLAAKVARLGTPVKRVSALSLPMLLRVMNYAELTLDELPAVAAAGARNGVLMDDA from the coding sequence ATGGCCATCGGCGTCCTCCTCATCACCCATCCGGGCATCGGCAGCGCGACCCTCGCGGTCGCCACCCGGCTGCTGAGGTCGCTGCCGCTGCGTTGCGAGGCGCTGGAAGTGTCGTTCGATGGCGACCCCGACGCGCTGCTGCCGCAGGCCAGCGCGGCACTGCGGCGGGTGGACAGCGGCGATGGCGTGCTGGTCCTGACGGACCTGTACGGCGCGACGCCCAGCAACCTGGCGGCCAAGGTGGCCCGGCTCGGCACACCGGTCAAACGGGTTTCGGCGTTGAGCCTGCCCATGCTGCTGAGAGTCATGAACTACGCCGAGCTCACGCTCGACGAACTGCCGGCGGTTGCGGCCGCCGGCGCACGCAACGGCGTGCTGATGGACGACGCCTGA
- the ptsP gene encoding phosphoenolpyruvate--protein phosphotransferase: MRQEFTGLGASRGSALGRARVRLPHVLDVVEERIPAEAVEPELARLHEAIAKVRAEMHALRERLHGALMHEVGEFLDLHALLLDDPELLQGLDGLIRNGRYSADYALRKQRDRIAAVFESMDDPYFQSRVDDVDQVIGRIHAALHRRDNVMAGMAGEILVTDNVAPAELAQLQAQGVVAIVTSAGSMLSHSAILARSLHLPLVVGAAGILQRVNDGDALVVDGGTGWVVLEPAPDDLRRHRDRERVYARELRELNRMRREPNQTRDGTEIDLFANAESREDVAEAHALGATGIGLYRTEFLFLQRMELPDENEQFHAYRDVILGMSGRPVTIRMLDLGADKADRTGLALRDEPNPALGLRGVRLSLARPALLETQLRALLRASGYGPLRILLPMISGREEVRTMRAHMMRIARDLRSEGHEIADYVALGAMIEIPAAALALPTFIGGVDFLSIGTNDLIQYLLAADRNNDALGELYTPLHPAVIRMLRDLIRMAKSRNRPIAVCGEIAGDARLAPMLLALGLEQFSLHPTTLLEVRRTIRNCDLDRLRANAPALLRARERVEIERWIDAQRGH, translated from the coding sequence GTGCGGCAGGAATTCACCGGTCTGGGAGCATCGCGCGGCAGCGCGCTCGGGCGGGCGCGTGTGCGCCTGCCGCATGTGCTGGATGTGGTGGAGGAGCGCATCCCCGCCGAGGCGGTCGAGCCCGAGCTGGCGCGCCTGCACGAGGCCATCGCCAAGGTCCGCGCGGAGATGCACGCGCTGCGCGAACGCCTGCACGGCGCGCTGATGCACGAGGTCGGCGAGTTCCTCGACCTGCACGCCCTGCTGCTCGACGACCCGGAACTGCTGCAGGGCCTGGACGGCCTGATCCGCAACGGCCGTTACAGCGCCGACTACGCGCTACGCAAGCAACGCGACCGCATCGCCGCGGTGTTCGAGTCGATGGACGACCCCTACTTCCAGAGCCGGGTCGACGACGTCGACCAGGTCATCGGCCGCATCCACGCGGCGCTGCACCGGCGCGACAACGTCATGGCGGGCATGGCCGGCGAGATCCTGGTCACCGACAACGTCGCCCCGGCCGAACTCGCCCAACTGCAGGCGCAGGGCGTGGTGGCGATCGTCACCAGCGCCGGCAGCATGCTCTCGCACAGCGCCATCCTGGCGCGCAGCCTGCACCTGCCGCTGGTCGTCGGCGCGGCGGGGATCCTGCAGCGGGTCAACGATGGCGATGCGCTGGTGGTGGACGGGGGCACCGGCTGGGTGGTGCTCGAACCGGCCCCGGACGACCTGCGCCGGCACCGCGACCGCGAGCGCGTCTACGCCCGCGAGCTGCGCGAGCTCAACCGGATGCGGCGCGAGCCCAACCAGACCCGCGACGGCACCGAAATCGACCTGTTCGCCAACGCCGAGTCGCGCGAGGACGTGGCCGAGGCGCACGCGCTGGGCGCCACCGGCATCGGCCTGTACCGCACCGAATTCCTGTTCCTGCAGCGCATGGAGCTGCCCGACGAGAACGAGCAGTTCCACGCGTACCGTGACGTGATCCTGGGCATGAGCGGGCGTCCGGTGACGATCCGGATGCTGGACCTGGGCGCCGACAAGGCCGACCGGACCGGCCTGGCGCTGCGCGACGAACCCAACCCGGCGCTGGGCCTGCGCGGCGTGCGGCTGTCGCTGGCCCGCCCCGCCCTGCTCGAAACCCAACTGCGCGCCCTGCTGCGCGCCTCCGGCTACGGGCCGCTGCGGATCCTGCTGCCGATGATCAGCGGCCGCGAGGAGGTCCGCACGATGCGCGCACACATGATGCGCATCGCCCGCGACCTGCGCAGCGAAGGCCACGAGATCGCCGACTATGTCGCGCTCGGGGCAATGATCGAGATCCCGGCCGCCGCGCTCGCACTGCCAACCTTCATCGGCGGGGTCGATTTCCTGTCGATCGGCACCAACGACCTGATCCAGTACCTGCTCGCGGCCGACCGCAACAACGACGCACTCGGCGAGCTCTACACGCCGCTGCACCCGGCGGTCATCCGGATGCTGCGCGACCTGATCCGGATGGCCAAGTCGCGCAACCGCCCGATCGCGGTGTGCGGGGAAATCGCCGGCGATGCGCGGCTGGCGCCGATGCTGCTGGCGCTTGGGCTGGAGCAGTTCAGCCTGCATCCGACCACCCTGCTGGAGGTGCGCCGGACCATCCGCAACTGCGACCTGGACCGCCTGCGCGCCAATGCCCCGGCGTTGCTGCGCGCACGCGAGCGGGTCGAGATCGAACGCTGGATCGACGCCCAGCGCGGACATTGA